The Psilocybe cubensis strain MGC-MH-2018 chromosome 7, whole genome shotgun sequence genome has a window encoding:
- a CDS encoding Carboxypeptidase Y-like protein (Carboxypeptidase Y homolog ARB_06361), with protein MERFIHSAVKNGPIHINADYSASPNPYGFNKLADYFWIDQPVGTGYATADATGYVADEDQIGKDFMGFLGNLVKVFPSLATRPLYLTGESYAGQYIPYILKAYFDMPKPPVSIAKIAIGDGTYSSEPIFELLPALSMLETYPQLIGYDQDVYNYFKAQTSFCGFDVNLTYPQNGIIPDNNFIQPTLRDIPFFKQMRYNTKKTFLMELTRRGEEQAKTLAKRDVPAEKAAWKRDLSLRTNGTVDPWYGCFLLDMAIDYAVNFTFPWSEAFSFKMLDILSNQNTLDLTDQAGFPINVYDIPDALNPKVNRDASVFMNDPRTRAALHAPTSTDWEAQSDFPFGLSQEDPSPMSINIFNALAVNATARGVGVVLFSGNDDMLIPHRGTEIAIQNTTFGGIQGFTRKPSTPWKNDKGEFGGVVHQERGWTYGLLYASGHLFGQSNPVSAFTFLREFILGNNPTGLVKSQGGSVTVVGGEVQSLAGVLQGGDNIYYGNGATQSTYVFPAATRAAWKTFIQGNQATPTHISTQAPRTTSRIHPPVLQTRTSRKRRTK; from the exons ATGGAGAGATTTATTCACTCCGCCGTGAAGAATGGACCAATACATATAAATGCAGACTACTCTGCTTCCCCCAATCCTTACGGATTCAATAAGTTGGCTGATTATTTCTGGATAGACCAACCTGT TGGGACTGGTTATGCGACTGCCGACGCGACTGGCTATG TCGCTGATGAAGACCAAATTGGGAAAGATTTT ATGGGCTTTTTGGGCAATTTAGTCAAAGTTTTCCCCAGTCTGGCTACCCGGCCGTTATACCTTACAGGGGAAAGTTATGCTGGCCAATATATT CCATATATTCTGAAGGCATATTTTGACATGCCGAAGCCCCCTGTCAGCATTGCAAAAATTGCAATCGGAGATGGTACATACTCCTCAGAGCCAATATTCGAACTTTTGCCCGCT CTTAGTATGCTGGAAACTTACCCCCAACTTATTGGTTATGATCAAGATGTTTACAATTACTTTAAAGCGCA GACGTCATTTTGCGGTTTTGACGTTAATCTTACATACCCCCAGAACGGAATCATCCCAGATAATAATTTCATCCAACCTACCTTACGTGACATCCCGTTTTTTAAGCAAATGAGATACAACACCAAGAAAACATTTTTAATGGAACTTACTCGTCGAGGAGAAGAACAAGCGAAGACTCTCGCAAAACGTGATGTTCCGGCTGAGAAAGCAGCATGGAAGCGGGACCTCTCACTCCGCACCAATGGAACTGTTGATCCTTGG TATGGTTGCTTCTTGTTGGATATGGCGATTGACTATGCAGTGAACTTCACTTTCCCTTGGAGTGAGGCATTTTCTTTCAAGATGCTTGATAttttatctaatcaaaaTACTCTAGACCTCACGGACCAAGCGGGCTTCCCAATTAAC GTATATGATATTCCTGATGCTTTGAACCCGAAGGTTAATCGTGACGCAAGTGTATTCATGAATG ACCCTCGTACAAGAGCAGCATTACATGCCCCAACGAGCACAGACTGGGAGGCGCAGTCTGACTTTCCTTTTGGACTGA GCCAGGAAGATCCTA GCCCAAT GTCCATAAACATTTTCAATGCACTCGCCGTTAATGCAACTGCACGTGGAGTCGGTGTGGTTTTATTCTCGGGAAATGATGACATGCTCATTCCTCACCGAGGGACAGAAA TCGCTATCCAG AACACGACGTTTGGCGGTATTCAAGGCTTCACGCGAAAGCCTTCGACGCCTTGGAAAAACGATAAAGGAGAATTTGGGGGTGTTGTTCATCAGGAACGAGGATGGACTTATGGTCTACTCTACGCCTCGGGGCACCTCTTTGGACAATCTAACCCGGTTTCG GCCTTTACTTTTTTGCGGGAGTTTATACTTGGAAACAATCCCACTGGGTTAGTGAAATCTCAGGGCGGCTCCGTGACAGTTGTGGGTGGCGAAGTACAATCTTTAGCGGGTGTTCTTCAGGGGGGAGACAATATTTATTATGGCAATGGCGCTACCCAGTCGACATACGTTTTCCCAGCTGCCACCAGGGCCGCTTGGAAAACCTTCATTCAGGGAAACCAAGCCACTCCGACACATATATCGACCCAAGCACCCAGGACGACATCTCGCATCCATCCACCGGTACTACAAACGAGAACATCCAGAAAAAGACGCACCAAGTAA